In the Candidatus Nezhaarchaeales archaeon genome, CCCACAGCCTTCAGCAACACCCTTAAGCGTTATATCGTCGAAGGTAGGCCCAAGCCCCCCACTAGTTATAATGATGTTGGGGCGCCTACCCATTGCCTCCTTAACGATCGAAGCCACTTCGTCCATCTGATCCCCTACAACCGTTATCCTACGTACACGTCCGCCAAGACTGGTTACGCGCCTAGCCATCCATGAAGCGTTAGTATTAACCGTTTTACCTATAAGTAGCTCATTACCCGTACAAATAATTTCAACTACGGGTTGCTTAACCATTAAGCGAACAAGCCTCCACCCTACTTCTTCTTTAACCACCAACGAAGGTATTCTTTACGCATCTGTTCACGCTCATCCTCCTTAACGTTTAAACCCTTACTTCTTCGTACTGCCTCATACTCTTCACGGGTCATGGATAACCCGCAAGCCCTACAAATATACATAAACCTCATACGATCAAACTTAAACTCGCCGCCACACTCGGGACAGGTAGGCATTATTACTCACACTAAGTGTTTTACTCGTAGCTATCCCCCTATAAATGATTGGCGCCCTTAGTAAGCGTTAGCCTTTAAATCCTGCGGGTTTAGCATTACGGTAGAGAGCTTTAAACATTGTTCGGTAGGAAACCATGAAGCTCGAAGTGTTAAGGCCTGACTCCATCCTAGTGTGGAGGAACGAGGAAGTACTTCACCGGCTTTCCTGGTATTACCAGGTTATGCGTAACATGAAGCCGGCGAAGTACCTCATATGTAAGAAGTTGGAGTTTAAAGGGGATCTATCCGGTTTAACCGAGGAGCTCTGGGAACAGCACGATAAGCTTCATGAGCTTCTCTTAGATATTCAGCGTAAAATAGCCGAAGGCAACTTAAACCTAGAGTCCCTACCAACACCGAAGCAAAGCTTTCTCGACCTAAAGATCGAGCTAGTAAAGAGGATGCTAATGAATTGCTGCTTCTGCGAACGCCGTTGCGGCGTAAATAGGTTGAAGGGAGAGAAAGGCTTCTGCCGCTTAAATACCGAGACTAGGGTCGCTACTTGGTTTCACCATTATGGAGAGGAGGCACCCCTAGTCCCAAGCGGAACTATATTCTTCACGTCGTGCAACTTCAAATGCCAATTCTGCCAGAACTGGGATATATCTACTAACCCTAAGAACGGCGTCGAAGTATCATCGAGAGAATTAGCGGCTATAGCTAAAATCCTTAGAGATGAGGGCTGTAGAAACATAAACTACGTGGGCGGGGAGCCAACGCCGAACCTCCATACGATCGTTGAATCGCTTAAACATATGGACGTCAACGTCCCCTTACTATGGAACAGCAATATGTACTGTAGCCTAGAAACCATGAAGATTCTTAAGGACCTAATCGATATATGGCTACCCGACTTTAAGTATTTTAACGATAGATGCGCTGAACGCCTTTCAAAGGTACCAAACTACTTCGCCGTAGTATCAAGGAATCACGTAATAGCGCATGAATCCGGCAACATGATAATCCGCCATCTAGTACTACCAAACCACTTAGAATGTTGTACTAAGCCGCTACTAAAATGGATCGCTAAGAACCTACCTAACGCCCTAGTTAACATAATGGAGCAGTACCGCCCCGAGCACGTAGTAGCAAAGCATCCTGAGCTTTACCCTGATATCGCGCGTAGACCTACCAAGACCGAAATGAGTGAAGCATACTCATTAGCTAACGAATTAGGAATAGTCTGGGAGGCGGTCTCTTAATAAAGAGACCCGCATAGCGGTAATTAACCACCCCCTCCACCTTCACATTTAGTAACTATAACGCCCTATGGTTGTCGAGTAACGTATGCCCAACGACGTTGACCATTTAGAGCGCCTCTTCATAACCCTTTCGGGGGAGCATGAACACCTTCCTAGGTCCGAGGTCGTAGCCATACTTGAAGCCGAGAATATCCCATTCAGCGGGGAGCGTAAAATCGGAGCCGTATTAAGCCTATCAGCACCATTAGCCGCGGCAAAGGTGTTAGCTCAACGTGCATCATTATCCTCGGAATGCTGTAAAGAATTATTTAATTGTAATGCGCAGCTAAATGAAATACTTAAACAAGCAAGACAGATCGATTGGAGCCAACTAATACCTAAAGGATCCTTCGCAGTCAGAGTTGAGCGTAAAGGGTTAAGGGTTTCATCCTTAAAAACAGTGGAGATAGAGCAAGCCTTAGGTAAGCTAATCCTAGACCAGCTTAAGGGACGTGTTAAAGTAAGGCTTAAAGGCGCTCAAACAGTTGTTAGAGGCCTCCTACAAGATCATCACTTCTGGTTGGGTATACTACTCTCTAAAGTTGATAAATTGCAGTTCGCTATTAGGAGGCCTCGAGCTAAGCCTTTCTTCCATCCTAGCGCTTTACCACCCAAGATGGCTAGGTTATTCGTAAACCTAGCTCGAGCCCAAAGAGGTGAAGTATTCTTCGACCCCTTCACCGGTACTGGTAGCCTCCTTATCGAGGCGGGGCTTATAGGCTGCCTTCCGATCGGATGTGATGTAGACATTAAAATGGTTAAGGGGGCCCTCCTAAACTTAAGATACTACGGCTTACACGGCCTTATACTGCTTGCTGACGCCCGAAAAATCCCAACCGTTAGAGCAGCAGCGATAGCTTACGACCCGCCCTACGGCAGGGTTTCATCACTTAAAGGAGCTACCTTAAGCGATATCCTCTCAAGCTCTTTAGGGGAATCCCTACAAATCCTTAAGCCAGCGGGCTACCTATGCTTAGCCAGCCCGACATGGATGAACATACTCGATCTAGCCTCTGAGAAAGGGTTTAAGCCTATCGAGCATCATACCGTAAGGATCCATAGATCATTAACTAGGAGGATAGTTGTACTTAAGAAGGGGTGAGGACCTCCATATGAGTATCCTAATAGTCACCCTAGGCACATCGGCTAGCATACCGACGAATAGTAGAAGCCTTCCATGCATACTGGTTAAGAGGAACGGTGAGAAACTACTGTTTGACTGCGGTGAAGGTTGTCAGCGTCAAATGATTAAAGCCAATGTAGGTTTTGGCGGTAGGATGAACATTTTCATTTCACATATGCACGGCGACCACGTCCTAGGCTTAGCTGGACTACTTCAAACCATGTCGTTAATGAGGCGGGTCAATCCTTTACAAATCTTCGGGCCGAAGGGTATTTTGGATTTTATAAACGCCATACGTGAAACCGTCAAGTTCACCTTAACCTTCCCCTTACAGGTTAAGGAGGTAAGTGAAGGCTTAGTTTACGAGGGTCAAGGCTTCCAGGTTTACTCGACATGGGTTAATCATTCTGTTCCAACCCTTGCATACTCTTTAGTAGAACGTGAAAGACCGGGCGTTTTCCATCCTGAGAAGGCAAATCAACTCGGAGTACCTAAAGGCCCCCTCTGGAAGAAGCTTCAGGAAGGAGTAGCGGTCACACTTAATGATGGCAGGGTTATAAGGCCTGAACAAGTTTTAGGTCCTCCACGCCGCGGCTTTAAAGTAACCTATAGTAGTGATACAGCTCCGTGTAGCTCCCTAATCAACCTGGCTCGAGATGCTGACGTACTAATCCATGAAGCCACCTTAAGCGATAGCCTCATGGATAAGGCTATAGCTGAAAAACATTCAACCCCGAGCTTAGCAGCTCAAGTAGCCAAAGAAGCTAACGTTAAACTGTTAATCTTAACCCACATAAGCCCTAGATATAAACGTGCAGACCTCCTAATTAGACGCGCAAGAAACATCTTCCCCAACATCGTAGTGGCTAAAGACTTCGATAAGTTCACGCTAAGAAGAACGATATGAAGCCACCCTTTAATACGGCCACCTCTTAATCACGCGGCATAGGCTCCTCATATTTAGGCCTCCCTCCAGAGGTTGGAGGTGCTAACCAGTTTATTAGGGCCTCATCCTTATTAGTCTCTACGATGACCTCTATAGGCCCTAATGGCGACTCGCCTTTAGGGAGGCAAAACGTTACGCGGCCAACGTAAGCCGCCTGCTTATGGAGATAAAACCTAACCACGCCGCTACTTGAGTACCTTTTAATCATAGCTCTAGCCGCGTCAAGTATTTGCTGCCTCCTTAACGCCTCGTGAAGTTTTAGTAAAGCCTCAGGGCTATCAGCCTCACCAACCATGAACTTCCCGTCTCCCTCCTCTTTGACGTAAAGCCTTTGAGGAGTCACTATGTTCTCGATGGCCTTCCTAACCTTATCCGGGTCCTCGGTCTCGTGAACCTCCGCTTTCACCCTTACCAACATACGCTTCAACAACCTCAATACTTCTTTTAAGTAGATACCTGTAAAAGAACCCTTTGCTTAATACTTAAGCGTCCTTAAGGATCTACAAGTAATACCAACCTTTAAAAGCTGGAGGAAAAAGCCTTGGTAACCTAGGTTTACACTTTCCTATTAGAGCTCCAGCGGAAACGCTAATTTTCAACCTAACCGATAAGCCTCCTCCCGTCGAAGCCTCAACCTTCGGCTACTTCAAAGGAGGCTTGAGCAAAGCGGTAAGTAGATCTTCAGCCTTCCTTTTAAACCGCGTTATACTTCCCTCGTTTACTAGTACGAAGTCGGCTAACGCTATAACGTTACCGATACCAACCCTTAACTCCCGCATATCTCGTAAGTTAAACTCACGCCACGTCTTCGGGTCATCAGGTCTTCCGCGCTCTTTAAGCCTTTTAAACCTAGATCGCGCTGACGAATGTACAGCTACTACCCATACTGATCCATACCTCTTCCTAAAGGCTCTAAGCTCCGCTAAGCTCCTTACTCCCTCAATTACGACCGGTCCCTCCGTAGCATCTACCTCATGAAAGCATCGTTCAGCTATTACTGCGGATCCAAAGGTACGCCTCATCTCCACCATTAGTTTGCCCAAGGTTTCCTGGGTTGGAGTTAATTGCCGTTTTAAAGCCTCATCCCTAACAACGTCGCCCATGACCACTACCCTTAATCCTAACCCTCTAGCTACCTCGGAAAATACCGATTTACCGGCCCCCGGCATACCGGTTAAGCATATAATCTTCTTCAAGGTTTAGGCAGCTCCTCAATACCGTGGCTCCTCGTCTTTAATAGGACCAAGCGGACGCCGTGATTTAATGCTACCTTAGCTAGCCTTAACAGCTTTTCTCTACTGGGCGCCTTCAAGGCCTTAAACCTAGGATCCAATACTTTATCGCTGGGCTCAAACTGTTGTAGCACGTAGTAATCACAAGTATCACCTATAGCCTTCGCTATTTTAGCTACGCTATCCTCTTCATCGTTTAAGGTTGGTACAACTGTGGTCCTAGCCTCGAGTGTAATACTTCCTTCACTCCTAGCCTTAACGCATACTTCGAGGGACCTTTTAACGCTAGCTACAACCCAGTCAGCCCTACTTAACCCGGTTGCTAGACTATACGCTCCTACTTCAAGCGGGGCTTTCACGTCCAGCGCTATATGATCCACTAACTCATTATCTATTAGTTCTTTAAGAACTTGAGGGCAGGTGCCATTGGTACTGATGCTAACACCTACACCTAAACTTTTAAACTTGGAGCAAAGGCTTCTTAAAGCCGCGCTTTGAAGCGTAGGTTCTCCACCGGTTACATGTACGCCTTCTACCAACGGTAAGTTTCGCTTAAACCTATCAACCACCACATCCACATCGACGCTTTCCCCCGAGTTCATAGGTATTAAAGCTGAGTTCTGACAGAAAGGGCACCTCAAGTTACATCCAGTTAGGAATATTAGGAAGCATGCCTTACGAGGCCAATCAACCGTGGTGAGATCAACAACTCCTCCTAGCCACGCCTTCAAGATACCCGAGCCCCAAGAAGTGCTACCATAAAAAGCTTTTAAGGGTATTGTGTAGTAACGGCAGTTGGAAGTAAACCTTAAACATGATTGTTAAACCTATTACGGTTTGCTTGCGGTGTTTATAACAGTCCATCGGTTTTGTTAATGCTTTCTACGTTTGTTAAGGTTTTCTGGCTTTTCCTTTTAAGTTTTTAGTGTTTTAGCTTTAATTCATGTGTAGGGTTTCTAAGATTATTAGAGCTTGCTTGGTTCGAGTCTTACTAGATATTTTACCCTTAAAACCTGTTGCAAAAATCTTAACGAATGCTTAACCAGTCAACTTAAGTGATGGAGTTTTGCAACGGCCTCTTAATTAGACCGTACGGTGAGTATAACTCTTCCACGGGTATGGTTAAAGCGTTAATAGATTACTACTTAGGTTTATCATATAGGGCTGCTTCATCTAGGCATAGATTCTCCTTTAGAGCTTGTGCCGTTATTGGCACTCTTTATCTAAGGCTTCTTCCAGGATAAAGTTTAAGCTTGTAGCTATAGATGAAACAGGCTTTAGGTTCGTCGATAGGAGGAGGTTCACATGGTACGTTGTATATTTAAACTCTAAACGAATCGTAGAAGTTTACGTAAGCTTTGATAGTAGAACTTCCATAGACGTATTGAGGATTGTGGGTAAGCTAGGCTTTAAGGTTGGGTGCGTACACGGCGGAGGACCATGGTACAACTCCTTAGAATGGGTTAAGGTGAAGTACCACCACATAACCTTCGGAATTAGGAACCCTGTGGAGCAAGCCTTCAGATCGTTAAAGCATAGGTTAAAGAGGTTCCACAACTTCAAACACGGAAGTACGAAACGAACAATACTAAACTGAATAAAGCATACACAACAATACTAAACATAGTAAACTCGATAATCAGGAGGTGATGAACTGTTACAAACACCGTTAGCCAGAGTAATGCTTATTTAGCGTTACCTTTCATCCTTCAATGATTAATATGTATAGGCTAATACTTGAGGTTAAGGAGGTTAAAGGTAAATGCGTAGCGGGCTATAAAGTAGGCGATAAAATAGTCGTGGAGGAACCGTCAATACTCGTTAAAGAGAGCAATAACATATGCTTATATGCTATAGGCGCGCTGCTACCCTACCTAACCGTGGCTTATAGGGAAGTCCCGAAGAACGACTGGATTAACCAACTACAACATCTGCAATGCCCAGATCCGATTAACACGGTAACATTTAAGATTAGTCGTAAAAAGCTTAACTTCGAGAAGGCTGGTTCTGTAAGAAAACCAAAGGCGGATACACATCGGAAAGGTGCCTCTTAACAGTCAAATAAAATCTATTTTAGTCTAGTTTTGAGATGAGTTCTTATTTTAATTTAGGTATGGAGCTTGTTGACGAAAGGCTTGTTAGACTTGATGGACTTCCTTTAAGCCTCGATTTTGTTGATTGCTACGATTATGAGCTTATGAATGAGTCTATTGCAAAACTCTATTACTTAAGTTGATCGGTCAAGTATTTACTAAGAGTTTTGCAATGAGTTCAATGATAGCAAGGTCATGTAGGCCCTAAGAAACAGGCTACGTAAGCCCCCCATCGGTTTATTGAACGAGTCTACCGCTTCCTTAAAGACTGGCCTAAGTTGCGCTAAACTGCCTAACAGTCCTTACCTTGAACATGTACAGTAGCTTAACAGCTACCTAGGCATACCTAAATGCTTTTAACGGCCTCGTTCAAGGTAAAAACGGTGAAAGTATGACAATAGTGGTGGCGGGTCCAGCCTCCTTGAGGCTTAGTGAAGCGGTGTCGAAAGCCTTAAACGTTAAGATGGTGAAGGTTGAACATAAGTCGTTCCCCGATGGTGAAGCCTACATAAGATTACCCTGTAACGTTAAAGATGAAGACGTGGTCATCATCCAATCGCTATACCCGGATCAGAATAGGAGGATTTTGGAACTCCTCTTCATGATTGAAACCGCAAAGGACTTAGGAGCACAACGTGTAATAGCGGTCGTACCATACTTCGCGTACGCAAGGCAGGATAAAAGGTTTAGGGACGGCGAAGCTATAAGCTCAAAGGTGATCGCTAAGCTTATTGAGTTAAGCGGCGCTAACGCCTTAGTAACGGTCGACGTCCACTCAGATGAGGCTTTAAAACACTTTAAAATTCCGGCTTTAAACGTAAGTGCAGCCAAACCCATAGGTGAATACTTAAGCAGGACGTATGGAGGCACACCATTCATACTCGCACCTGATGAAGGAAGGATGGGCTTCGCTAAAACCGTAGCCAGCGTAATCAAGACAGATTACGGCTTCTTAAGTAAGAAGCGCGACTTATTAACGGGTGAAGTTCGAACAGAGAAGAAAGAGCTACCCGTTAAAGGACGGATCGCCGTAATAGTAGACGACATAATAAGTACTGGCGGAACCATAGCTAATGCCGCTAGAATCCTAATTGAGGAAGGCGCTAAATGGGTTGTAGCCGCCTGCACCCACCTATTAGCCGTAGGGGACGCCGTAAGAAGGATGAAGGAAGCCGGCGTAAACGAAATTTTAGGGACCGATAGCGTTGAATCAACGTTAAGTAAGGTTTCAGTAGCCGGGGAAGTAGCGGAAGCCTTAAAAACCTTAAGTTAGGGTTTGAACGTATAGGTCGGTATATATAGGCCCTTTAACAGTAAGTACGCTCTTCTTAAGCTTTACTTGCTGCACTAGCACCTCGCCCACCTCCTCCGCTTGAAGGCTTAGTATGCTATTAGCGAGCCTCTCCACCCCCCTCCAGCTTCGAACCCTAGCTAGCGTTATATGGGGTGAGAAGCCCTCCTTCTCAGGTTTAAACCCTATCCGCCGTAGCCCCCCCTCAAGTTGTAAGTATATGCTTTTAAGCGCCTCAACGCCTTCACTAATACCGACCCATATAACCCTAGGCCTTTGAATCCTTGGGAAGGCGCCTACACCGAATAGTTTTACCTTAAAGCTTGAAGCATTTAAACCCCTTAAAACGTTGATGACGTCATCGACCATACCCCTACTAATTTCACCTAAAAACCTTAACGTTAAATGTATGTTCTCCCGCTCCACAAGCTTAACATCAGCCCCCGTAGCCGCTATCTTCAACTGTATCTCGATTAACTTACTGAGGAGCTGCTGATCTTCAATATCGATCGCGATAAAACTCCTCAAGTATTCCAATCCCTTCCACCACAATCCAGATAAGTACGCGGTAGACATTAAATGTTTAACGTCTACCTAAACTAAAGCGGGTAGGTTCAACGTGGACGCGCTTGACAGTATACTTACCGAGGCCTTAAAAACTTTAAGGCCCACTAGCGAGGAGCGTCGAAAGGTTCAAAGTGTAATCAACCTAGTCGTTGAAAGAGTTTCAAGTAAAATCCGCAACCTAGGGGTTGAGGCGGAGGTTAGCGTCCAAGGGTCCGTAGCTAAGGATACTTGGATCTCCGGGGACAAGGATATCGATGTATTCATAATGCTACCTAAATGGCTCGGACAGGAGGGGCTTGAGAAAACGGGGATGGAAATCGCCCGTTACGCGGCTGGAGCTAACTATATCGAGGGTTACGCTGAGCATCCATACGTTCAAGCGTTAATCGAGGATTACCGAGTGGATATTGTCCCCTGCTTTAAAGTTGAAAAGCCTGAAGGATTGATAAGCGCAGTTGATAGAACGCCCTTCCATACCCTTTTCATCAATGAGCGCCTTAACGATACCCTAAGGGATGAGGTACGCCTCCTTAAAGGCTTCGCTAAAGGTATAGGGGTTTACGGCGCTGAAATTAAAACCGGGGGCTTATCAGGATACCTCTGCGAACTTCTAACGCTATACTATGGAAGCTTTAAGTCCACGCTGTTAGCGATAGCTAAATGGAAACCGTTTAAGGTATTCGTGGATATTCAAAGGTACTACGGCGACCTAAAAGAACCGCTTACACAGTTTAAGCAGTATCCGCTAGTAGTTATTGACCCTGTGGATAAAAGGAGGAATGTAGCAGCGGCCTTAACCCTTCAGCGAATGAGCGAGCTAATAGCGGCGTCGAGAGCCTTTATTGAGAGGCCGAGTATAACGTTCTTTAAGCCTCCACCTAGAAGGTCCTTAACGGTCAAAGAGCTCGAAGACCTGTTAGCCAATCATGGGGCTAGCGTAATCGTCATACTCACCGAATGCCCTAAACTACCACCCGACGTATTATGGGGTCAAATTCATAAATCCTTAGAGGGATTAGTAACGCTCCTAAGATCCTACGACTTCAACTTATTAAGAGCCTCCTCCTGGTCTAATGAAAAACGGTGGATAGCGTTCACGGTTGAACTGGAAAGCCATTTAATACCTAAGGTTAAAAAGCATCAAGGCCCTCTAGTAACATCCGGATCGGATAGCATTAACCGCTTTCTAAAGAAGCATGTAGGCTCCCCCAGCGTAATCAGCGGCCCCCTCATAGAGGGTGATCGCTGGGTGGTTTTTAAGGCGAGGCCTTACGTGGATGCCCGTAAGCTAATCATGGATAAGCTGCTTCAAGCTAAACTAGGGGTTTACATAGCTGAGAAGCTAAGTAAGGGATTCGAAATCTACGTTAACGATGAAATTAAAAGCCTCCACCGTTTAGGTGAAGACTTCACCAAGTACTTAGCAAGCTTTCTCGATGGGAGGCCAAACTGGTTAAAGTAGGCTTGAGGATATAAATGTCCATAAGAGTGGACATAAAGTCTAATGACCCTAGATGGCTTAAAATACTATGTTACCCGAAGCCTAAGGAGGAAGAAGCTTCACGTAGAAAGGAGGAATTAGCATCATTAGGGATTAAATTGGTCGAGTTCATAGGTAGGTCATCGATCAACGGTGTAAACGTACTAGGTAAAGGCTGCGTCAGTGTCGCAGTACTAGCCTACGGAGATCAGGCAAGATATGCCTTAAAGATAAGGAGGGTGGACGCTAACAGGGAGTCCATGGAGCATGAGGCGGCACTTTTACGTTTCGCGAACAAGCTTGGAGTAGGGCCAAGACTAATCGGGTTCAGTAAAAACTTCCTGGTAATGGAGTACGTCGACGGACTACCTATCGATGAATGGCTACTTAAAAAACAGCCGGCGACCATCGAGCTGAAGCGGCTTCTTCTA is a window encoding:
- a CDS encoding TIGR04076 family protein translates to MINMYRLILEVKEVKGKCVAGYKVGDKIVVEEPSILVKESNNICLYAIGALLPYLTVAYREVPKNDWINQLQHLQCPDPINTVTFKISRKKLNFEKAGSVRKPKADTHRKGAS
- a CDS encoding ribose-phosphate diphosphokinase, whose translation is MTIVVAGPASLRLSEAVSKALNVKMVKVEHKSFPDGEAYIRLPCNVKDEDVVIIQSLYPDQNRRILELLFMIETAKDLGAQRVIAVVPYFAYARQDKRFRDGEAISSKVIAKLIELSGANALVTVDVHSDEALKHFKIPALNVSAAKPIGEYLSRTYGGTPFILAPDEGRMGFAKTVASVIKTDYGFLSKKRDLLTGEVRTEKKELPVKGRIAVIVDDIISTGGTIANAARILIEEGAKWVVAACTHLLAVGDAVRRMKEAGVNEILGTDSVESTLSKVSVAGEVAEALKTLS
- the cca gene encoding CCA tRNA nucleotidyltransferase; its protein translation is MDALDSILTEALKTLRPTSEERRKVQSVINLVVERVSSKIRNLGVEAEVSVQGSVAKDTWISGDKDIDVFIMLPKWLGQEGLEKTGMEIARYAAGANYIEGYAEHPYVQALIEDYRVDIVPCFKVEKPEGLISAVDRTPFHTLFINERLNDTLRDEVRLLKGFAKGIGVYGAEIKTGGLSGYLCELLTLYYGSFKSTLLAIAKWKPFKVFVDIQRYYGDLKEPLTQFKQYPLVVIDPVDKRRNVAAALTLQRMSELIAASRAFIERPSITFFKPPPRRSLTVKELEDLLANHGASVIVILTECPKLPPDVLWGQIHKSLEGLVTLLRSYDFNLLRASSWSNEKRWIAFTVELESHLIPKVKKHQGPLVTSGSDSINRFLKKHVGSPSVISGPLIEGDRWVVFKARPYVDARKLIMDKLLQAKLGVYIAEKLSKGFEIYVNDEIKSLHRLGEDFTKYLASFLDGRPNWLK
- a CDS encoding THUMP domain-containing protein, encoding MPNDVDHLERLFITLSGEHEHLPRSEVVAILEAENIPFSGERKIGAVLSLSAPLAAAKVLAQRASLSSECCKELFNCNAQLNEILKQARQIDWSQLIPKGSFAVRVERKGLRVSSLKTVEIEQALGKLILDQLKGRVKVRLKGAQTVVRGLLQDHHFWLGILLSKVDKLQFAIRRPRAKPFFHPSALPPKMARLFVNLARAQRGEVFFDPFTGTGSLLIEAGLIGCLPIGCDVDIKMVKGALLNLRYYGLHGLILLADARKIPTVRAAAIAYDPPYGRVSSLKGATLSDILSSSLGESLQILKPAGYLCLASPTWMNILDLASEKGFKPIEHHTVRIHRSLTRRIVVLKKG
- a CDS encoding RIO1 family regulatory kinase/ATPase is translated as MSIRVDIKSNDPRWLKILCYPKPKEEEASRRKEELASLGIKLVEFIGRSSINGVNVLGKGCVSVAVLAYGDQARYALKIRRVDANRESMEHEAALLRFANKLGVGPRLIGFSKNFLVMEYVDGLPIDEWLLKKQPATIELKRLLLNLLTQCRKMDKAGLSHGELSTAKRHVIVAKDGTPYIIDFETSSLTRKASNVTAICSYLLTRSQASSKVTSTLNIQKTEVFNALRAYKHSITDEAFNRLLGALNLISEAENLL
- a CDS encoding anaerobic ribonucleoside-triphosphate reductase activating protein → MKAWLGGVVDLTTVDWPRKACFLIFLTGCNLRCPFCQNSALIPMNSGESVDVDVVVDRFKRNLPLVEGVHVTGGEPTLQSAALRSLCSKFKSLGVGVSISTNGTCPQVLKELIDNELVDHIALDVKAPLEVGAYSLATGLSRADWVVASVKRSLEVCVKARSEGSITLEARTTVVPTLNDEEDSVAKIAKAIGDTCDYYVLQQFEPSDKVLDPRFKALKAPSREKLLRLAKVALNHGVRLVLLKTRSHGIEELPKP
- the thpR gene encoding RNA 2',3'-cyclic phosphodiesterase — translated: MEYLRSFIAIDIEDQQLLSKLIEIQLKIAATGADVKLVERENIHLTLRFLGEISRGMVDDVINVLRGLNASSFKVKLFGVGAFPRIQRPRVIWVGISEGVEALKSIYLQLEGGLRRIGFKPEKEGFSPHITLARVRSWRGVERLANSILSLQAEEVGEVLVQQVKLKKSVLTVKGPIYTDLYVQTLT
- a CDS encoding radical SAM protein, with translation MKLEVLRPDSILVWRNEEVLHRLSWYYQVMRNMKPAKYLICKKLEFKGDLSGLTEELWEQHDKLHELLLDIQRKIAEGNLNLESLPTPKQSFLDLKIELVKRMLMNCCFCERRCGVNRLKGEKGFCRLNTETRVATWFHHYGEEAPLVPSGTIFFTSCNFKCQFCQNWDISTNPKNGVEVSSRELAAIAKILRDEGCRNINYVGGEPTPNLHTIVESLKHMDVNVPLLWNSNMYCSLETMKILKDLIDIWLPDFKYFNDRCAERLSKVPNYFAVVSRNHVIAHESGNMIIRHLVLPNHLECCTKPLLKWIAKNLPNALVNIMEQYRPEHVVAKHPELYPDIARRPTKTEMSEAYSLANELGIVWEAVS
- a CDS encoding RNA-binding domain-containing protein; protein product: MLVRVKAEVHETEDPDKVRKAIENIVTPQRLYVKEEGDGKFMVGEADSPEALLKLHEALRRQQILDAARAMIKRYSSSGVVRFYLHKQAAYVGRVTFCLPKGESPLGPIEVIVETNKDEALINWLAPPTSGGRPKYEEPMPRD
- a CDS encoding AAA family ATPase, whose amino-acid sequence is MKKIICLTGMPGAGKSVFSEVARGLGLRVVVMGDVVRDEALKRQLTPTQETLGKLMVEMRRTFGSAVIAERCFHEVDATEGPVVIEGVRSLAELRAFRKRYGSVWVVAVHSSARSRFKRLKERGRPDDPKTWREFNLRDMRELRVGIGNVIALADFVLVNEGSITRFKRKAEDLLTALLKPPLK
- the rnz gene encoding ribonuclease Z, with protein sequence MYLRRGEDLHMSILIVTLGTSASIPTNSRSLPCILVKRNGEKLLFDCGEGCQRQMIKANVGFGGRMNIFISHMHGDHVLGLAGLLQTMSLMRRVNPLQIFGPKGILDFINAIRETVKFTLTFPLQVKEVSEGLVYEGQGFQVYSTWVNHSVPTLAYSLVERERPGVFHPEKANQLGVPKGPLWKKLQEGVAVTLNDGRVIRPEQVLGPPRRGFKVTYSSDTAPCSSLINLARDADVLIHEATLSDSLMDKAIAEKHSTPSLAAQVAKEANVKLLILTHISPRYKRADLLIRRARNIFPNIVVAKDFDKFTLRRTI